CGCACCCTTAATTATTTGAATTGGAAAAATTGTTCATGCACCTTCAGCCGAACGCTCGCACCCATACGATCCTCAAAGTTCTCGTGGGCTCCCATGCCCATGGCTTGGCATCCGACAAGAGTGACCGGGATTACAGGCGGATCTATGTCATTCCGACGGAGGAGATGTTTCAGTTGGGATTTAAATATCCCGGCTCGCAGTGGACCAAAGATGATGGGGATGAAACAGCTTGGGAGATCGGCCAATTTCTTCTGCTGGGGACGCAAGGCCATCCCCTGATTCTTGAAGCGCTGGTGGCCCCCGTCATCACAGCCGATGCCTGGGGAGAACAACTGCGCATGCTGCTGCCGGCGCTGTGGTCGCCCCAAAAAGCCTTTGAGGCCTTTACCAACTATGCCAAGAATCAACGCACCAAATTGCTGGATAAGAAAGACGGACGTCCGGCAAAGTATGCAGCGGCCTATATCCGGGTTCTCTACAACCTGTGTGAATTGCTCAGGTCAGGAAGCTTTCACATCCGCATTACCGACACATCGGCAGGAGAACGGCTGGCTCGCATCAAAAATGGACAATACCGATTAGGAGACGTGATGGATTGGGGGGAAGAACTCACCGCACAGGCAGAGCAATTAATTGCTGCCTGCGGGAATGAACCCGATTTACCACGCATTAATGAATTTCTGGTGGCCATTCGCCGGGCATTTCTGACCCCTTAGCCTGTGGGGGAAACGCATGCCCTTGCCAAGGGAAATCTTTCAGCTTCTCGTCGCTTTCGACCATCCTGCATAAAAAAGAGGGGATCATTTGATCCCCTCTTTCAATACCCCTGTTCCTGGCTCCGGATTGCCGGTGACATGGATAATCGTCATATCGCCATTCACTTTTTGCTCTTATCGTTATTACCCGATCCCATAGGGACAGCCCTCTGCTCGTTATGAACGACATTGGGTCGAATCTCATTCATGGGGTTGATGGCATGAGCATCATGAAACGCTGCGGCTCGTTTCAATGACTCTTCCTGTGATGGTGGGCTCTCTCCCGGGTCATTCGCCGTCGGCATACCTAAGACGGGGTCTTTGAAATGACCCATGGGATAGCCCGGATGCTTTGGGAGTAGGCCGGGATTCCCAAACGCCAGTGACCCCATCAACGCCAGACTTATAAAGACTGTTGCCACAACGAGACATCGTTTCATCATTGACATCCTCCTTTCTCTCTTGGCCGAAGCAGGAACAGGAGCGAAAAAAAGGAAATCATTACAGGCCTGCTATGACGCAGGCCTGAGAATCTCTACATTAGGCAGCAACCCGCCCATCACTGGGGAGAATGGTACGGGAGTTCTGGGAAGACCCACTCAGCTCTGATGAGCTTGGAGCATTTCCAACCAACAAAGCCGTGAGGGCGATCATTACACCCGCCGTTAGTCCCATGATGGCAATCACGCCTTCAATAATACCACCCATAACACTCACCTCCTCTCAACCTCACTCTCCAAACATTCCTGATTGATATTTTTAGCCTTCAAAATAATCTCCTGCCCAAAAAAGTCAAGAGACAGGAAAATCGTCTAGTCTGGGTTTGCAACCGGCTTGGTATTGCGGCTGCCCTGCTTCCACCCCCTCAGGTGGCTTGACTTTGTCGAAACCTGAATTAGCTCTATTATAGATACAAGATATTTAAACAGCGGAAGTTGATGCTCCTGAGCAAAGAAGTCATGGCTGGTTGCTTTTACCTGAGTGGGATTTCCGGGACACCAGGCATGAAAAACCTTCTTCTTTAAATTATTCAGACGAAAGGAGAACACACATTATGGAACTCAAAAATCTACTTACCCCCTGGAATTGGTTCAAAAAAGAAGAAGAACAATCTCAACCAGCACGAAGTCAGAACGTATCCAGATCGAGCGACCATCCACTGGCTCGGTTCCATCGTGACCTGGACCAACTGTTTGACAGCGCCTTCCAGGGATTCCCTCTATGGGCGGAAGGAAGGGAAACCGGAAGTTCGTGGGGAGGCTTCATTCTGCCGCACGTCGATATCAGTGAAGACAAGAAGCAGTACACCATTACCGTGGAGGTGCCAGGCGTTGCTGAAAAAGATATTCAAATGACGCTTGCGGACGGGACCTTGATGATTCAGGGCGAAAAACGAACCGAGCAGGAAGATAAACATAAACACTATCATCGAGTCGAACGTTCGTACGGGTCCTTTCAACGCATACTGTCTCTCCCAACGGATGCGGATGAAAACACCATCGAAGCAAAATTTAAAAATGGCGTCTTGACCATCACTATAGGGAAAGATCCCGCCGCAAAACCGGCTGTACGAAAAATTGCTATCACGTAAGGCTTTTCACCTTAGTTCGGTTTGTGACCCGGCGGCTGGCAGAAAACGCCAGCTGCCGGACATCGCAAACATGATTTCTCCTGATCACTCCTCCTCCGGCATCAACGGGCACTACGGCATGCCACCCTCTTGAGATGTAGGCCCCACTCGAGATGGTTCAGTGTTACCTGACATGTAATTGTCTCCTTTTTCCGTAATTTGAGAAAGAGTTTTTCCGCATTTTCCGGTAGGATTTAAACGGCCATGGTGAAGAAGCATGTATTGATTTTTTCGATTCTATTTATAATTTTTTTCGATTTGCCTCTATGCTTCTCAGGGCTTATCTTTTAGATATGAAGGGCTGATAAAAGCTTCGCCGAATCATTCACGACAACACGTCATGACAAATGAAGTTGAACATTCAGATCCTCACCTCAAGGAAAGGAGGTCAAACGATGAAGAACATCATGATGTTATTCGCAGCACTGATCTTCATGGTTGGAGCGGGGGGATACACGTTTGCTGGTAGCACAAAGCCTTCGCTTCAGGTTGCCCCAGTAGAGTGGGGAAGCCATACGGCTGAGTTCCACCTCACCCAGGCCGACAAACTCGAACAAGAGGCCACAGACTTGGCGGCCAAGG
The Nitrospiraceae bacterium DNA segment above includes these coding regions:
- a CDS encoding nucleotidyltransferase domain-containing protein; the encoded protein is MHLQPNARTHTILKVLVGSHAHGLASDKSDRDYRRIYVIPTEEMFQLGFKYPGSQWTKDDGDETAWEIGQFLLLGTQGHPLILEALVAPVITADAWGEQLRMLLPALWSPQKAFEAFTNYAKNQRTKLLDKKDGRPAKYAAAYIRVLYNLCELLRSGSFHIRITDTSAGERLARIKNGQYRLGDVMDWGEELTAQAEQLIAACGNEPDLPRINEFLVAIRRAFLTP
- a CDS encoding Hsp20/alpha crystallin family protein is translated as MELKNLLTPWNWFKKEEEQSQPARSQNVSRSSDHPLARFHRDLDQLFDSAFQGFPLWAEGRETGSSWGGFILPHVDISEDKKQYTITVEVPGVAEKDIQMTLADGTLMIQGEKRTEQEDKHKHYHRVERSYGSFQRILSLPTDADENTIEAKFKNGVLTITIGKDPAAKPAVRKIAIT